A genomic window from Methylorubrum extorquens includes:
- a CDS encoding SGNH/GDSL hydrolase family protein, protein MRPVSRGRPRRLVGASALILALSLSSTAVLAYADLLPQHLDLGFDFDLGLFEDAAPTGLPHVAQKIALGGPLSIVAFGSSSTEGIGASTPAAAYPARLEAGLRRALPHLGSKITVANRGIGGEAVDEMLARLDRDVIAPRPDLVIWQTGSNDALRGVSLDHFREATEAALERIRAAGIDVVLMEPQWCPALDATPGADRFRDAVRTLGAELGVPVIRRSDLMRDWIGQGRLTRTELFASDGLHMADGGYALLAEAAQDAVLDGAEAAPVALAEAGTD, encoded by the coding sequence ATGCGGCCGGTCTCGAGGGGGCGTCCGCGGCGGCTCGTCGGCGCGTCGGCGCTGATACTGGCCCTCTCCCTCTCCTCGACCGCAGTGCTCGCCTACGCCGACCTGCTGCCGCAACACCTCGATCTCGGCTTCGACTTCGATCTCGGCCTGTTCGAGGATGCGGCTCCGACCGGCCTGCCGCACGTCGCCCAGAAGATCGCACTGGGCGGACCGTTGAGCATCGTCGCCTTCGGCTCCTCCTCGACGGAAGGCATCGGCGCCTCGACGCCCGCCGCTGCCTATCCCGCTCGCCTCGAAGCGGGTCTGCGGCGCGCCCTGCCGCATCTCGGCAGCAAGATCACGGTCGCCAACCGCGGCATCGGCGGCGAGGCGGTGGACGAGATGCTGGCCCGGCTCGACCGGGACGTGATCGCGCCCCGGCCCGATCTCGTGATCTGGCAGACCGGCAGCAACGACGCCCTGCGCGGCGTCTCCCTCGATCACTTCCGCGAGGCCACCGAGGCGGCGCTGGAGCGCATCCGCGCGGCGGGGATCGACGTGGTTCTGATGGAGCCGCAATGGTGTCCGGCGCTCGACGCCACGCCCGGCGCCGACCGGTTCCGCGACGCCGTGCGCACCCTCGGCGCCGAGCTCGGCGTCCCGGTGATCCGCCGCTCCGACCTGATGCGCGACTGGATCGGGCAAGGCCGGCTGACTCGCACCGAACTGTTCGCAAGCGACGGCCTGCACATGGCCGATGGCGGCTACGCCCTGCTCGCCGAGGCCGCGCAGGACGCGGTGCTCGACGGGGCCGAAGCGGCACCGGTCGCGCTCGCCGAGGCGGGGACGGATTGA
- a CDS encoding DJ-1/PfpI family protein has protein sequence MTIEIGFLVFPQVQQLDLTGPYEVLAMVPGARVHLVAKALEPIASATGLVLTPTLTFAECPALDVICVPGGAGVNPLMEDAETLDFLRRQTRSARYLTSVCTGTLVLGAAGLLRGKRATTHWAAHDLLSSFGAIPTQGRVVRDGNLITGGGVTAGIDFGLTLAAELTDAATAQAIQLQQEYAPAPPFDAGRPETAGPEILAAARERLSATRREREAIVARLTQAGG, from the coding sequence ATGACGATCGAGATCGGCTTCCTCGTCTTCCCCCAGGTACAGCAATTGGACCTGACCGGGCCCTACGAGGTACTGGCCATGGTGCCGGGCGCCCGCGTCCATCTCGTTGCGAAGGCGCTGGAACCGATCGCGAGCGCCACCGGCCTCGTGCTGACGCCCACACTCACCTTCGCCGAATGCCCGGCCCTCGACGTGATCTGCGTACCCGGCGGTGCGGGGGTGAACCCGCTGATGGAGGATGCCGAGACCCTCGACTTCCTGCGCCGTCAGACGCGAAGCGCTCGCTACCTCACCTCCGTCTGCACCGGTACCCTGGTGCTCGGCGCGGCGGGACTGCTGCGGGGCAAACGCGCCACCACGCACTGGGCGGCGCACGATCTGCTGAGCTCCTTCGGGGCGATCCCGACGCAGGGGCGTGTCGTACGCGACGGCAACCTGATCACCGGCGGCGGCGTGACGGCGGGCATCGATTTCGGCCTGACGCTCGCGGCCGAACTCACCGACGCGGCGACCGCACAGGCGATCCAGCTCCAGCAGGAATACGCCCCGGCCCCGCCCTTCGATGCCGGCCGCCCCGAGACCGCCGGTCCGGAGATTCTCGCGGCCGCCCGCGAGCGGCTGTCGGCGACGCGCCGGGAGCGGGAGGCGATCGTGGCCCGACTCACGCAGGCAGGGGGTTAA
- a CDS encoding cytochrome b/b6 domain-containing protein, with the protein MAAGSTLSGPDIVETVRRRWMFRHPLVIRLAHWLNVVCLAILLMSGLQIFNAHPALYWGAASTFDTPFVAITDDQRDDGTPRGIVYVAGHTFETTGVLGLSNLNGQPTGRAFPSWSTLPAHQDLATGRRWHFLFAWAFVINGLIYLLYGIGTGQLRRRLVPDGDQMRGFGSSIREHLTLHFPEGDEAKRYNVLQKLSYLVVVAVLLPLMVLTGLAMSPGVNAVVPLPDLFGGRQSARTIHFIVTNLLVLFVIVHVLLVLLSGVANNMRSMITGWFVIERKKLPAGSGETP; encoded by the coding sequence GTGGCCGCAGGATCGACGCTCTCGGGGCCGGACATCGTGGAGACGGTACGGCGACGCTGGATGTTCCGCCATCCGCTGGTGATCCGGCTGGCGCACTGGCTCAACGTGGTCTGCCTCGCCATCCTGCTGATGAGCGGGTTGCAGATCTTCAATGCCCATCCCGCGCTCTATTGGGGCGCGGCCTCGACCTTCGACACACCGTTCGTCGCGATCACCGACGACCAGCGGGACGACGGCACGCCGCGCGGCATCGTCTATGTCGCCGGTCACACCTTCGAGACGACGGGCGTGCTCGGCCTGTCGAACCTCAACGGCCAGCCCACGGGCCGCGCTTTCCCCTCGTGGTCGACCCTGCCGGCGCACCAGGATCTCGCCACGGGGCGGCGCTGGCACTTCCTGTTCGCCTGGGCCTTCGTCATCAACGGGCTGATCTATCTGCTCTACGGAATCGGCACCGGGCAGCTGCGGCGGCGCCTCGTGCCCGACGGCGACCAGATGCGCGGGTTCGGCTCCTCGATCCGCGAGCACCTGACCCTGCACTTTCCGGAAGGCGACGAGGCCAAGCGCTACAACGTGCTGCAGAAGCTCTCCTACCTCGTCGTGGTGGCCGTGCTGCTGCCGTTGATGGTGCTCACGGGGCTCGCCATGTCGCCGGGCGTCAACGCCGTGGTGCCCCTGCCCGACCTGTTCGGCGGCCGGCAATCGGCCCGCACGATCCACTTCATCGTCACGAACCTGCTGGTGCTGTTCGTGATCGTCCACGTCCTGCTCGTGCTGCTCTCCGGCGTGGCCAACAACATGCGCAGCATGATCACCGGCTGGTTCGTGATCGAGCGCAAGAAGCTTCCCGCCGGTTCGGGAGAGACCCCATGA
- a CDS encoding molybdopterin-dependent oxidoreductase, whose product MIPRPMSSRPVPPRLQIPRPHRRGFLTAAAGLLGVSALGGCDRFAASPTGQRALKAGEDANLFVQRLLLTPASLAKEFPDSEISPWFKPNGTIEPPDRAYKALAAKSFDGFKLRVDGLVERPQDLSLADLRALPARTQTTRHDCVEGWSAIGKWTGVPLAEVLQRAGLKPKARYVVFHCADTMEYAMSSGEDEAEPEKTANPGMETQPEGAENQASDSQAAGAEAPKPEDEESQGTPVRYYESIDLTDAYHPQTILAYDLNGQALPVSNGAPLRLRVERQLGYKQAKYIMRIEVTEGLTGIGDGKGGYWEDRGYEWYAGI is encoded by the coding sequence ATGATCCCCCGCCCCATGTCCTCCCGCCCCGTGCCCCCCCGCCTCCAGATCCCCCGCCCTCATCGCCGCGGTTTCCTCACCGCGGCGGCCGGCCTGCTCGGCGTCTCGGCGCTGGGCGGCTGCGACCGTTTCGCCGCGAGCCCGACGGGGCAGCGGGCCCTGAAGGCGGGCGAGGATGCCAACCTGTTCGTGCAGCGTCTGCTCCTCACGCCGGCCTCGCTCGCCAAGGAGTTTCCGGATTCCGAGATCTCACCCTGGTTCAAGCCGAATGGCACGATCGAGCCGCCGGACCGGGCCTACAAGGCGCTGGCCGCCAAGAGCTTCGACGGGTTCAAGCTGCGCGTCGACGGCCTCGTCGAGCGGCCCCAGGATCTCAGCCTCGCCGATCTGAGGGCCCTGCCCGCCCGCACCCAGACCACGCGGCACGATTGCGTCGAGGGCTGGAGCGCCATCGGCAAGTGGACCGGCGTGCCGCTCGCCGAGGTGCTGCAACGGGCCGGCCTGAAGCCGAAGGCCCGCTACGTCGTGTTCCACTGCGCCGACACGATGGAATACGCCATGAGTAGTGGGGAGGACGAGGCGGAACCGGAAAAGACCGCCAATCCCGGCATGGAGACGCAACCGGAAGGGGCCGAGAATCAGGCGAGCGATTCGCAGGCCGCGGGCGCGGAGGCACCGAAGCCTGAGGACGAGGAGAGCCAGGGCACGCCGGTTCGCTATTACGAGAGCATCGATCTCACCGACGCCTACCATCCGCAGACCATTCTCGCCTACGACCTGAACGGCCAAGCGCTGCCGGTCTCGAACGGCGCGCCGCTACGCCTGCGGGTTGAGCGCCAGCTCGGTTACAAGCAGGCGAAATACATCATGCGGATCGAGGTCACCGAGGGCCTGACCGGCATCGGCGACGGCAAGGGCGGCTACTGGGAAGACCGCGGCTACGAGTGGTACGCGGGGATTTAA
- a CDS encoding aspartate carbamoyltransferase catalytic subunit: MTAQTAPAFPHRHLLGIEGLSRPDIESLLERADAAVALSRQVEKKRTVLRGRTQINLFFEPSTRTQSSFELAGKRLGADVMNMSVASSSVKKGETLIDTAATLNAMRPDIIVVRHHAAGAVHLLARKVDCAVVNAGDGAHEHPTQALLDALTIRRNKGGIEGLQVAICGDVLHSRVARSNIILLQALGARVRVIGPSTLLPTGIERFGVEVFTNMRAGLKGCDIVMMLRLQRERMNGSFVPSVKEYFRYYGLDGDKLALAKPDALVMHPGPMNRGVEIASDIADGAQSLIREQVEMGVAVRMAVLEALATHLPNG; encoded by the coding sequence ATGACCGCTCAGACAGCACCCGCCTTCCCGCACCGGCACCTGCTCGGCATCGAAGGCCTGAGCCGGCCGGACATCGAATCGCTGCTGGAGCGCGCCGACGCCGCCGTCGCCTTGTCGCGGCAGGTCGAGAAGAAGCGCACCGTCCTGCGGGGCCGCACGCAGATCAACCTGTTCTTCGAGCCCTCGACCCGCACGCAATCCTCGTTCGAACTCGCGGGCAAACGGCTCGGCGCCGACGTGATGAACATGTCGGTCGCCTCGTCCTCGGTGAAGAAGGGCGAGACGCTGATCGATACGGCCGCAACGCTCAACGCCATGCGGCCCGACATCATCGTGGTGCGCCACCACGCGGCGGGCGCAGTGCATCTCTTGGCCCGCAAGGTCGATTGCGCCGTGGTCAACGCCGGTGACGGCGCCCACGAGCACCCGACCCAGGCGCTGCTCGACGCGCTCACCATCCGCCGCAACAAGGGCGGCATAGAGGGGCTTCAGGTCGCGATCTGCGGCGACGTCCTGCACTCGCGGGTGGCGCGCTCCAACATCATCCTGCTTCAGGCGCTCGGCGCCCGGGTGCGGGTGATCGGCCCCTCGACCCTGCTGCCCACCGGCATCGAGCGCTTCGGCGTCGAGGTGTTCACCAACATGCGCGCGGGGCTGAAAGGCTGCGACATCGTGATGATGCTGCGCCTCCAGCGCGAGCGGATGAACGGCTCCTTCGTGCCCTCGGTGAAGGAGTACTTCCGCTATTACGGCCTCGACGGCGACAAGCTGGCGCTGGCCAAGCCCGACGCGCTGGTGATGCATCCGGGTCCGATGAACCGCGGCGTCGAGATCGCCTCCGACATCGCCGACGGGGCACAGTCTCTGATCCGCGAGCAGGTCGAGATGGGCGTCGCCGTGCGCATGGCCGTGCTGGAAGCGCTGGCGACCCACTTGCCGAACGGGTGA
- the gatC gene encoding Asp-tRNA(Asn)/Glu-tRNA(Gln) amidotransferase subunit GatC: MSVDETTVRRIAHLARIAVTDEEVSPLKGELNAILAFVEQLSAVDVEGVEPMTSVTPMRMKKRADVVNDGGRASDVVANAPETEDNYFLVPKVVE; this comes from the coding sequence ATGTCGGTCGACGAGACAACGGTACGGCGCATCGCGCATCTGGCCCGCATCGCGGTGACCGACGAGGAGGTCAGCCCGCTGAAGGGGGAGCTCAACGCGATCCTCGCCTTCGTCGAGCAACTCAGCGCGGTGGATGTGGAGGGCGTCGAGCCGATGACCTCCGTCACCCCGATGCGCATGAAGAAGCGCGCCGACGTAGTGAACGACGGCGGCCGGGCGAGCGACGTGGTCGCCAACGCCCCCGAGACCGAGGACAACTATTTTCTCGTGCCGAAGGTCGTCGAGTAG
- a CDS encoding dihydroorotase: MSALVLSNAHLLDPATGREGPGAVLVRDGRIADIAWGAAPDTPEGAQKIDCGGVTLAPGLIDLRAFVGEPGAEHRETLASASAAAAAGGVTTLVCMPDTNPVIDGPAIVDFVLRRARDTASVNVLPAAAITKGLAGREMTEFGLLAEAGAVAFTDGLKAVTNAQVMRRALTYARDFGALLMQHIEEPDLVGEGVMNEGEMASRLGLIGIPREAETVMLERDIRLVRLTGARYHAAMISCADSVEIVRRAKEAGLPVTCGVSVNNLVLNEGDIGHYRTFCKLSPPLRREDDRQAVIAALNEGVIDVIVSDHNPQDVETKRLPFAEAADGALGIETLLGAALRLLHTGDMPLGTLLKALSSNPAALLGREAGRLEKGAPADLVLIDPDLPYLLDKRQLKSRSKNSPFDEARLQGAAVLTLVAGRIVHRSALSAIAA, from the coding sequence ATGAGCGCGCTCGTCCTCTCCAACGCCCATCTCCTCGATCCGGCCACCGGCCGCGAGGGTCCCGGCGCCGTGCTCGTGCGCGACGGCCGCATCGCCGACATCGCCTGGGGTGCCGCACCCGACACGCCGGAGGGCGCCCAAAAAATCGACTGCGGGGGTGTCACCCTCGCACCGGGCCTGATCGACCTGCGTGCCTTCGTCGGCGAGCCGGGCGCCGAGCACCGCGAGACCCTGGCCTCGGCGAGTGCCGCTGCAGCGGCCGGCGGCGTGACGACCCTGGTCTGCATGCCCGACACCAATCCCGTCATCGACGGGCCGGCCATCGTCGATTTCGTGCTGCGCCGCGCCCGCGACACGGCAAGCGTCAACGTCCTGCCCGCCGCCGCGATCACCAAGGGGCTGGCGGGGCGCGAGATGACCGAGTTCGGCCTGCTGGCGGAGGCCGGCGCCGTCGCCTTCACCGACGGGCTGAAAGCCGTGACCAACGCGCAGGTGATGCGCCGCGCGCTCACCTACGCCCGCGATTTCGGCGCGCTGCTGATGCAGCATATCGAGGAGCCGGACCTCGTCGGCGAAGGCGTAATGAACGAGGGTGAGATGGCCTCCCGCCTCGGCCTCATCGGCATCCCCCGCGAGGCCGAGACGGTGATGCTGGAACGCGACATCCGGCTCGTGCGCCTCACCGGCGCGCGCTACCACGCGGCGATGATCTCCTGCGCCGATTCCGTCGAGATCGTGCGGCGGGCGAAAGAGGCAGGGCTGCCCGTCACCTGCGGCGTGTCCGTCAACAACCTCGTGCTCAACGAGGGCGACATCGGTCACTACCGCACCTTCTGCAAGCTCTCGCCCCCCTTGCGCCGCGAGGACGACCGGCAGGCGGTCATCGCGGCCCTGAATGAAGGCGTGATCGACGTCATCGTCTCCGACCACAACCCGCAGGACGTCGAGACCAAGCGCCTGCCGTTCGCCGAGGCCGCGGATGGCGCGCTCGGCATCGAGACCCTGCTCGGGGCCGCCTTGCGCCTGCTCCATACCGGCGACATGCCGTTGGGAACGCTTCTGAAGGCCCTCTCGTCGAACCCCGCCGCGCTGCTCGGCCGCGAGGCGGGGCGGCTGGAGAAAGGCGCACCCGCCGACCTCGTGCTGATCGACCCCGATCTGCCCTACCTGCTCGACAAGCGGCAGTTGAAGTCGCGCTCCAAGAACTCGCCCTTCGACGAGGCGCGTCTCCAGGGCGCGGCGGTGCTGACGCTGGTGGCCGGCCGGATCGTCCACCGCTCCGCCCTCTCGGCCATCGCCGCATGA
- a CDS encoding SMI1/KNR4 family protein has translation MWDSVFRELRPGLISSEADLARAEAELGFPLPQSYRNFAQSCGAGRIGGHLRIFTPVPVEAADLGSRAHLISHGVALALDGLRDEGSDEPHRFTIEGDADAGLMERACFFGQTERGDFLFFDVTPGFPEYDIWVLCADLETVHFGGADLPTFLRGLQGLEILHILGDGEGPLPATFAGDEAAALEQLGAAAS, from the coding sequence ATGTGGGACAGCGTCTTCCGGGAGTTGCGTCCGGGGCTGATCTCCAGCGAGGCGGATCTCGCCCGTGCCGAGGCCGAACTCGGTTTCCCCCTCCCCCAGAGCTACCGCAACTTCGCGCAGAGCTGCGGCGCCGGGCGGATCGGCGGGCATCTGCGCATCTTCACCCCGGTTCCGGTGGAGGCGGCGGATCTCGGCTCGCGGGCACACCTGATCTCGCACGGCGTGGCGCTCGCCCTCGACGGCCTGCGCGACGAGGGCAGCGACGAGCCGCACCGCTTCACCATCGAGGGTGATGCCGATGCCGGGCTGATGGAGCGGGCCTGCTTCTTCGGGCAGACCGAGCGGGGCGATTTCCTGTTCTTCGACGTGACGCCGGGTTTCCCCGAATACGACATCTGGGTGCTGTGCGCCGATCTGGAGACGGTGCATTTCGGCGGTGCCGATCTGCCCACCTTCCTGCGCGGGCTCCAGGGCCTCGAGATCCTGCACATCCTCGGCGACGGGGAAGGCCCGCTGCCCGCGACTTTCGCGGGCGACGAGGCGGCGGCCCTCGAACAGCTCGGAGCGGCGGCTTCGTGA
- the dprA gene encoding DNA-processing protein DprA: MQLTDAQRLDWLRLIRTDGIGPRTFRGLINRFGSASAALDALPDLTKRAGKRAVPPTKAEAEREMAAAARLGIRFLAMGEAAYPKALHATDTAPPLIAVRGDPATLLKPSVAIVGSRNASTAGLAFTERLARGFGEAGLVVVSGLARGIDARAHKATLVTGTVAVLAGGQDRIYPENHAGLVEEIVGEGGVVVAEMPMGWVPRGRDFPRRNRIISGLSLGTVVVEAARRSGSLITARFALEQGREVFAVPGSPLDPRAEGTNDLIRQGATLVSEVEHVLSVLDPLIAGDAPQADGLNDRSESWGAPDYWDEIDFDGRAETALPLFPAAAEPVEDPPEPRDDRARLIACLSPTPVGTDALARSTGLPVRIVQTTLLELELDGQIERHGSGTVSLVSRA; encoded by the coding sequence ATGCAGCTCACCGACGCGCAACGCCTCGATTGGCTGCGCCTGATCCGTACCGACGGCATCGGCCCGCGCACCTTCCGCGGCCTGATCAACCGTTTCGGCAGCGCATCGGCCGCCCTCGACGCCCTGCCGGACCTGACGAAGCGGGCGGGCAAGCGCGCCGTCCCGCCCACGAAGGCGGAGGCCGAGCGCGAGATGGCCGCCGCCGCCCGCCTCGGCATCCGCTTCCTCGCCATGGGCGAGGCGGCCTATCCGAAGGCGCTGCACGCCACCGACACCGCGCCGCCGCTGATCGCCGTTCGCGGCGATCCGGCCACGCTTCTCAAGCCTTCGGTGGCCATCGTCGGCTCGCGCAATGCCTCGACCGCCGGCCTTGCCTTCACCGAGCGGCTCGCCCGCGGCTTCGGCGAAGCCGGTCTCGTCGTGGTCTCGGGGCTCGCCCGAGGGATCGACGCCCGCGCCCACAAGGCCACGCTGGTCACCGGCACCGTCGCGGTCCTCGCGGGTGGGCAGGACCGGATCTATCCGGAGAACCATGCCGGCCTCGTCGAGGAGATCGTGGGCGAGGGCGGGGTGGTGGTCGCCGAGATGCCGATGGGCTGGGTGCCGCGCGGGCGCGACTTTCCCCGCCGCAACCGCATCATCTCCGGCCTGAGCCTCGGCACCGTCGTCGTCGAGGCCGCGCGCCGCTCCGGTTCGCTCATCACCGCCCGCTTCGCCCTGGAGCAGGGCCGGGAAGTCTTCGCGGTGCCCGGCTCGCCGCTCGATCCGCGGGCGGAGGGCACCAACGACCTGATCCGCCAGGGTGCGACGCTGGTCTCGGAGGTCGAGCACGTCCTCTCGGTGCTCGATCCGCTGATCGCCGGGGACGCGCCGCAAGCGGACGGCCTGAACGACCGCTCCGAAAGCTGGGGGGCGCCCGATTATTGGGACGAGATCGATTTCGACGGACGAGCCGAGACCGCCCTGCCGCTGTTTCCCGCTGCGGCGGAGCCGGTCGAGGATCCGCCCGAGCCCCGGGACGACCGCGCGCGGCTGATCGCGTGCCTCAGCCCGACACCGGTTGGGACCGATGCGCTTGCCCGCTCCACCGGCCTGCCGGTTCGGATCGTGCAGACGACGCTGCTCGAACTGGAACTCGACGGCCAAATCGAGCGGCACGGCAGCGGGACGGTCTCCCTGGTTTCGCGGGCGTGA
- the plsY gene encoding glycerol-3-phosphate 1-O-acyltransferase PlsY, whose protein sequence is MTTLLAAGWPVLIAALVLGYACGAIPFGLILTKFAGLGDVRAIGSGNIGATNVLRTGRKGLAAATLLCDALKGTLPVLAASHWGEGPALAAGLGAFLGHLFPVWLGFKGGKGVATFIGVLLGLSPLTLAAFAAIWLGLAFALKYSSLAALAASAATPLILWALGHGMVAALFLVLAALLWWKHAPNIRRLAAGTEGRIGKKG, encoded by the coding sequence ATGACCACGCTTCTCGCGGCCGGCTGGCCGGTCCTCATCGCGGCCCTCGTCCTGGGCTACGCCTGCGGTGCGATTCCCTTCGGGCTGATCCTCACGAAGTTCGCCGGCCTCGGCGACGTGCGGGCGATCGGATCGGGCAACATCGGCGCGACCAACGTGCTGCGCACCGGCCGCAAGGGCCTCGCTGCCGCGACGCTGCTCTGCGACGCGCTCAAGGGCACGCTGCCGGTGCTCGCGGCAAGCCATTGGGGCGAGGGGCCGGCGCTGGCCGCGGGCCTCGGTGCCTTCCTCGGCCACCTGTTTCCGGTCTGGCTCGGCTTCAAGGGCGGCAAGGGCGTGGCGACCTTCATCGGCGTGCTGCTGGGCTTAAGCCCGCTGACGCTGGCCGCCTTCGCCGCGATCTGGCTCGGGCTCGCCTTTGCCCTGAAATACTCCTCGCTCGCCGCGCTCGCGGCGTCGGCCGCCACGCCGCTCATCCTGTGGGCGCTGGGACACGGAATGGTTGCAGCGCTCTTCCTCGTGCTCGCAGCTTTGCTATGGTGGAAGCACGCGCCCAACATCCGCCGCCTCGCCGCCGGTACCGAAGGGCGGATCGGGAAGAAGGGGTGA
- the ruvX gene encoding Holliday junction resolvase RuvX, with the protein MNREEMAAFVEASAGAPRLIGLDLGTKTIGIALSDVGRQIASPLETIRRVKFTPDVARIVALCATHAVGGLVIGLPLNMDGSEGPRAQSSRSFARNLKPLLPLPVLFFDERLSTAAVTRTLLEADASRARRGELVDKLAATYILQSCLDVMGGMFSGAAEEADGF; encoded by the coding sequence GTGAACCGGGAGGAGATGGCGGCCTTCGTCGAAGCCTCGGCCGGCGCGCCGCGCCTGATCGGGCTCGACCTGGGCACCAAGACCATCGGAATCGCCCTGTCCGATGTCGGCCGGCAGATCGCCTCGCCGCTGGAGACGATCCGGCGGGTGAAGTTCACGCCCGACGTGGCGCGGATCGTAGCGCTCTGCGCGACGCACGCCGTCGGCGGCCTCGTGATCGGCCTGCCGCTCAACATGGACGGCTCCGAAGGCCCCCGGGCCCAATCGAGCCGGAGCTTTGCCCGCAACCTCAAGCCGCTCTTGCCGCTGCCGGTCCTGTTCTTCGACGAGCGCCTCTCCACCGCCGCCGTCACCCGCACGCTGCTCGAAGCCGACGCCTCGCGGGCGCGGCGCGGCGAACTCGTGGACAAGCTCGCCGCCACCTACATCCTGCAAAGCTGTCTCGACGTGATGGGCGGGATGTTTTCGGGCGCGGCCGAGGAGGCGGACGGGTTTTAA